A genomic region of Armatimonadota bacterium contains the following coding sequences:
- the fliE gene encoding flagellar hook-basal body complex protein FliE codes for MELQGVGPLSPASFSPLREALSAFAEALERAVRSADELQRRADAAAAALADGRTDDVHAVMVAMEEANLALQLAIQVRNRLLEAYQELIRMQV; via the coding sequence ATGGAGCTTCAAGGGGTCGGCCCCCTCTCCCCGGCTTCCTTCTCTCCGCTCCGGGAGGCCCTCTCCGCGTTCGCGGAGGCCTTGGAGCGGGCAGTACGCAGCGCGGACGAGCTGCAGCGCCGCGCGGATGCCGCGGCCGCGGCCCTCGCGGACGGCCGCACGGACGATGTACACGCGGTGATGGTGGCCATGGAGGAGGCGAACCTGGCGTTGCAACTCGCCATCCAGGTGCGCAACCGCTTGCTGGAGGCCTACCAGGAGCTGATCCGGATGCAGGTGTGA
- the flgC gene encoding flagellar basal body rod protein FlgC produces MSLFRAMETSASALTAERVRMEVIAGNLANANTTRGPEGPYRRKVVLFAPLVNRFLASLGPVAVGEARGVVVAGIVEDLSPPRRVYDPGHPDADPEGFVTLPNVNPAVEMVDLIASARAYEANVVALNTTKQAILKALEIGRR; encoded by the coding sequence GTGTCCCTCTTCCGGGCCATGGAGACAAGCGCCAGCGCCCTCACCGCGGAGCGGGTGCGCATGGAGGTGATCGCCGGTAACCTCGCCAACGCGAACACCACCCGCGGTCCTGAAGGCCCGTACCGGCGGAAGGTGGTGCTCTTCGCGCCTCTCGTGAACCGGTTCCTGGCCTCCCTGGGCCCCGTGGCCGTAGGAGAGGCCCGGGGCGTGGTGGTGGCGGGGATCGTGGAGGACCTCAGCCCGCCCCGCCGGGTGTACGATCCCGGGCATCCCGATGCGGACCCGGAGGGATTCGTGACCCTGCCCAACGTGAACCCCGCGGTGGAGATGGTCGACCTCATCGCCTCTGCCCGGGCCTACGAGGCCAACGTGGTCGCGCTCAACACCACTAAGCAGGCCATCCTGAAGGCCCTGGAGATCGGCAGGAGGTAG